The following DNA comes from Chiroxiphia lanceolata isolate bChiLan1 unplaced genomic scaffold, bChiLan1.pri scaffold_65_arrow_ctg1, whole genome shotgun sequence.
GGGATGGGGTGGGaccccagggagggaagggaccCCCAGGTATGGAGTGGGACCCCCGGGGAAggaagggacccccagggatggggtgggacccctggggatgggatgggacccccggggatggggtgggacccccggggagggaggggctCGCTATGGTCGGAATGTCCCTCAACTCCACCTCCCTCTGTGAGTGGGACCCCCAAAAATGGGGGGTGGGACCCCCAGGGAGGGGATCCCTGGGGGGGGGACAGGACCCCAAACCCAGGGAAGGACTCTCGGGGAGGAAGAGAGACCCCAGTGGCCCCCCATTGATCACCATTGATCCCCGTTGGCCCCCACTGACCACCACCGACCCCAATGGCCCCCCATTGATCCCTGTTGACCCCAGTGGCCCCCCATTGACCCCCGTTGGCCCCCACTGACCCCCGTTGGCCCCCATTGACCCCATTGACCCCCATGGCCCCCCACTGACCACCATTGACCTCCGTTGACCCCTATTGGCCCCCACTGACCCCCATTGGCCCCCATTGACCCCATTGACCCCCATGGCCCCCCATTGACCACCATTGACCCCCGTTGACCCCGGTGGCCCCCCATTGACCCCCGTTGGCCCCCACTGAGCCCCATGGCCCACCATTGACCACCATTGACCCCCGTTGACCCCCATTGGCCCCCATTGACCCCACTGACCCCAATGGCCCCCCATTGATCCCCGTTGACCCCAGTGGCCCCCCATTGACCCCCGTTGGCCCCCACTGACCTCTGtggccccgctgcccccccgGCTGTGCCCCCCAGGCATGGAGTGGATCCCGACGGAGGCGCGGGCCGTGGTGGGCACCATCAACGGCTACAGCTACACCCTGGGGCAGTTCGTGTTGGCCGGCGCCGCCTTCGCCCTCCCCCGCTGGCGGCAGCTCCAGCTcgtggtgtccctgcccttcttcctcttcttcctctacTCCTGGTGAGCGACCCCCCGCCCGGctttgggggggaaagggggcaaagggggggtttggggtcctTGGGGGGGTCAGAGGGAGGTGATTGGGGTCTGGGTGatgaggggtcctgggggggggCAGAGAGGGGTGATGGGGGGTCCttggggggtgggtgggaggtgatgggggggcctgggggggtcagaggaggtgaggggggggCCTGGGGTGTCAGAGAGGGGTGATGGGGGTCTGGGCGATGGAGGGTCCTGAGGGGTCGGAGAGGGGTGATGGGGGGTCCCTGGGCATTGGGTGGGAAATGATGAGGGGTCTTGGGGGGGTcagaggaggtgctggggtgctgaggggggggtcagaggaggggctggggtatTGAGGGGGGGTCAGAGGAGGTGTTGGGTGCTGAGGGGGGGTCAGAGGAGGTGTTGGGGTGTTGGGGGGGGTCAGAGGAGGTGCTGGGCGCTGAGGGGGGGTCAGAGGAGGTGTTGGGGTGTTGGGGGGGGGTCAGAGGAGGTGCTGGGCGCTGAGGGGGAGTCAGAGGAGGTGAGGGGGGGTCAGAGGAGGTGAGGGGGGGTcagaggaggtgctgggggctgagggggggtCAGAGGAGGTGAGGGGGGGTCAGAGGAGGTGTTGGGTTCTGAGGAGGAGTCAGAGGAGGTGAGAGGGGGTCAGAGGAGGTACTGGGTGTTGAGGGGGGGTCAgaggaggtgaggggggggTCAGAGGAGGTGTTGGGGTGTTGAGGGTGGGTCAGAGGAGGTGCTGGGCACTGAGGGGGGGTCAGAGGAGGTGAGGGGGGGTCAGAGGAGGTGTTGGGTGCTGAGGGGGGGTcagaggaggtgctggggtGTTGAGGGTGGGTCAGAGGAGGTACTGGGTGCTGAGGGGGGGTCAGAGGAGGTGAGGGGGGGTCAGAGGAGGTGTTGGGTTCTGAGGAGGAGTCAGAGGAGGTGAGAGGGGGTCAGAGGAGGTGTTGGGGTGTTGAGAGGGGGTCAGAGGAGGTGAGGGGGGATCAGAGGAGGTGTTGGGTGCTGAGGGGGGGGTCAGAGGATGTGCTGGGCGCTGAGGGTCCCCCCGGCCGTGCCCCCCAGGCTGTTCGTGGAGTCGGCTCGCTGGCAGGTGACCTCGGGCAGGGCGGACCTGGCCCTGCGGGGGCTGCGAAAGGTGGCCCGGATCAAcggcaggaaggaggagggggacaAGCTCAGcgaggaggtttggggggggacacgggaccccctggatcccccccGATCCCTCTGAtctccccccccttcccagaTCTCCTGGatctgcccccccccccccccccgagcccctaaatcccaccctccctgcttccctcgTGTCCTcccctgtgtccctggggaTCCCACCACAACCCCTCCCCCCTCTCAGGATCCCTTGGATCTCCCCGGATCCCCCCTGGAAACTCCCCCAGGATCTCCCGGATCCCCTTTGGATCCCTCCCCTCCTCCGATTTCCCCCTGGATCCCTCTGAtccccccccagacccctccaaTCCCCACCCGTTCACCTGGATCtcctcccagagcccccccccggatccctcccctgccctggaTCCACCCCGGGATCCCCTTGGATCCTCCCAAATTCCCCTTGGatccccccagaccccccccccaaTCCCTCCCCTGCCCCGGATCCACCCCGGGATCCTCAGGGTGTCCCAGATCCCCTTGGGATGCCTCCCCTGCCCCAGTtccccctggatccccctggatcctcccaaattccccccggatccccccaaattccccccagatccccccaaattccccctggGATCCTCCTGAACTCTCCCCAGATCCCCCTAGATCCCCCCTGGATCTCTCTCCTGACCCAAATTCCCCCCGGATCCCCCTGACCTCTCCCCAGATcctcccaaattccccccagatcctcccaaattgcccctggatccccccGAATTACCCCTGGATCCCCCCGAATTACCCCTGGATCGTCCCTGAATCCCCCCGAATTCCCCCCGAGTTCCCTCCGAGTTCCCCCCGAGTTCCTCCTGAATCCCCCCTGGATCCTCCCAAATTTCCCCCTGGATCCCTCCAAATtccccctggatccccctgAATTCCCCCTGGATCGTCCCTGGATCCCCCCGAATTCCCCCCGAGTTCCTCTTGAATCCCCCCTGGATCCTCCCAAATTCCCCCCGGatccccccagatccccccgGATCCTCCCAAAttgcccctggatccccccaaattccccccgGATCCCCCCGAATtccccctggatccccctgaattccccctggatccccctgAATTCCCCCTGGTTCATCCCTGGATCCCCCCGAATTCCTCCCGAGTTCCTCTTGAATCCCCCCTGGATTCTCCCAAATTCCCCCCGGATCCCCCGGATCACCCCGGatccccccagatcccccctggatccccccaaattcccccgGATCCCCCCGAATtccccctggatccccctgaattccccctggatccccctgAATTCCCCCCGGATCCCCCTGAATTCCCCCTGGATCGTCCCTGGatccccccaaattccccccgAATTCCCCCTGAATTCCCCCCAAGTTCCTCTTGAATCCCCCCTGGATTCTCCCAAATTCCCCCCGGATCCCCCCGAATTCCCCCTGGGTCCCCCTGAATtccccctggatccccctgaattccccctggatccccctgAATTCCCCCTGGTTCATCCCTGGATCCCCCTGAATTCCCCCCGAGTTCCTCTTGAATCCCCCCTGGCTTCTCCTCTTGAATCCCCCCCGGTTTCTCCCAAATTCCCTCCGGatcccccagatccccccaaatccccccagatccccctgGATCCTCCCAAATTCCCTCCGGatccccccagatccccccagatccccccgGATCCCCCCGGATCCTCCCAAATTCCCCCCGGATCCCCCCAGATCCTCCCAAATTCCCCCCGGACCCCCTGAATTCCCCCTggcccccccggctccccccggccccctcTCTGTCCCGCAGGCTCTGGGGgctctggtgctgcaggagcgggggcgggcggggggcgcggtGGCGGCGCTGGTCCGGACCCCCGGCATGAGGACGGTGTCCTGCGGGGTGGCCTTCGTCTGGTGCGTCCCCAAAACCgcttttggggggaaaaaaatcacctttgggggcaaaaaaaccccccaattCCGGGGCAAAACCTCACCCGGttgagggggggggaaattccCTCTTTTGGGGGGAAAAACTCGTTTTCTGGGGGGCGAAATCCCCCCTTTCCGGAGGCCAAAACTCACCTCTTCAGGGCAAAGTTCAACCTTGGGAGGGGGGCAAAAATAATCGTATTTTAGGGTAAAAACCCCTTGTTTTGGGTTCTCCACCCctgttttggtggttttggggcAGGTTCTCCACCCCGTTTTTGGTATTTTTGGGGCAGGTTCTCCACCCCGTTTTTGGTGTTTTTGGGGCAGGTTCTCCACCCTGTTTTTGGTGACCGACCCCCCCGGTGTTCCCGGCCCAGGTTCTCCACCAGCTTCGCCTACTACGGGCTGGCCATGGACCTGCAGGGCTTCGGGGTGGACGTGTACCTGAGCCAGCTGGTGTTCGGGGCCGTGGACATCCCGGCCAAGTTCCTGTCCGTCTTGGCCATCTCGGGGCTCGGGCGCCGCGCGGCGCAGGGCGGGGCCCTGGCGCTCGCCGGGCTCTGCATCCTCGCCAACATCTTCGTGCCCAGCGGTGGGAACGGCGGGAGGGGGCAACGGGAGGGAGAGACCCGGGATGGGGGAGTGGGGGACGAGGGGCTGGAGGGTGGGGAGAGTTAGGAAGGACAGTGGGACAGGGGGCAACGGGATGGGGAACAATGGGATGGAGGGTGGAGGACAATGGGATGGAGGAAGGGAGGATCATGGGATGGAGGACAATGGGATGGAGGGTGAAGAACAATGGGATGGAGGAATGGAGAATCATGGGATGGAGGACAATGGGATGGAGGATGGAGGACACTGGGATGGAGGACAATGGGATGGAGGATGAAGGACACTGGGATGGAGGACAATGGGATGGGAGACAATGGGATGGAGGACGGAGGACACTGGGATGGAGGACAATGGGATGGGGAACAATGGGACGGAGGGTGGAGGACAATGGGATGGAGGAATGGAGGATCATGGGGTGGAGGACAATGGGATGGAGGACGGAGGACACTGGGATGGAGAACAATGGGATGGAGGATGAAGGACACTGGGATGGAGGACACTGGGACGGGGGACAATGGGATGGAGGATGGAGGACACTGGGATGGAGGACAAGGGGATGGGAGACAATGGGATGGAGGACGGAGGACACTGGGACAGGGGACAATGGGATGGAGGATGAAGGACACTGGGATGGAGAACAATGGGATGGGGGACAATGGGATGGAGGGTGAAGAACAATGGGATGGAGGAATGGAGAATCATGGGATGGAGGACAATGGGATGGAGGATGGAGGACACTGGGATGGAGAACAATGGGATGGGGGACAATGGGATGGAGGGTGAAGAACAATGGGATGGAGGAATGGAGGACACTGGGATGGAGAACAATGGGATGGAGGATGCAGGACACTGGGATGGAGGACAATGGGATGGGGGACAATGGGATGGAGGATGGAGGACACTGGGATGGAGGAATGGAGAACCATGGGATGGAGAACATTGGGTTGGAGAACATTGGGACAGAGGACGgcgggatggagggatggagcacaTGGGGATTAAGGACATTGGGATGGAGTAGAATGGGATGAAGGGATGGGGGACAATGGGATGGAGTAGAATGGGatggaggctggaggagaatgggatggaggctggaggagaaTGGGATGGAGAACACTGGTGTGAAGGAGAACGGGAGGAGGGATGAGGAGATGGAGAACAAGGGGTTGGAGGACACTGGGATGAAGAGTAGGGGGCTggaggacactgggatggggatggagggatggaagaaGAGCCCAAAGGGGGGAGAAGAGTCCGGAGGGTGGGAGGGCGGAGGGTGAGACCCCCCCATGGCCCCCAGAGCTGCCGACGCTGCGAATGGCCTTCGCCGTGGTGGGGAAGGGCTCCTTGGCCGCCTCCTTCAACTGCGCCTACATCTTCACCGGGGAGCTCTTCCCCACCATCATCAGGTGTGTGGGGGCACCGCCGGGGCACCGCCGGGGCATTGCGGGGGcaccgcggccccgccccgtcCGTCTGTCCCTCCGATTGCTGTCCGTGTGCCAACCCACCCACCCAGCGGCTGCCCAATCATTGTCAatcccaacaacaacaacccaACCACCAACGGATCATCAACCCACCCACCATCAACCCAACACCATCAACCCAACCACCAACAACccaaccaccaaaaaaccatCAACCCACCCACCATCAACCCAACCACCATCAACCCAACACCATCAACCCAACCACCATCAACCCACCCACCATCAACCCAACCACCATCAACCCAACACCATCAACCCAACCACCATCAACCCACCCACCATCAACCCAACCACCATCAACCCACCCACCATCAACCCAACCACCATCAACCCAACACCATCAACCCAACCACCATCAACCCACCCACCATCAACCCACCCACCATCAACCCACCCACCATCAACCCAACACCATCAACCCACCCACCATCAACCCAACCACCATCAACCAACCCACCATCAACCCAACACCATCAACCCAACCACCATCAACTCAACCACCATCAACCCAACACCATCAACCCACCCACCATCAACCCAACCACCATCAACCCAACACCATCAACCCAACACCATCAACCCACCCACCATCAACCCACCCACCATCAACCCAACCACCATCAACCCACCCACCATCAACCCAACCACCATCAACCCAACCACCATCAACCCACCCACCATCAACCCACCACCATCAACCCACCCACCATCAACCCAACCACCATCAACCCAACCACCATCAACCCAACCACCATCAACCCACCCACCATCAACCCAACACCATCAACCCACCCACCATCAACCCAACACCATCAACCCAACCACCAAAAACCCATCAACCCACCCACCATCAACCCACCCACCATCAACCCAACACCATCAACCCACCCACCACCAATCCATCAACCCAACACCTCAACCCACCCACCATCAACCCACCCACCAACAACCCACCCACCAACAACTCATCAACCCAAACACCATCAACCCACCCACCATCTCAACCCAACCACCAAAAACCCAGCAACCCACCCACCATCAACCCATCAACGCACCCACCAACAACCCAACCACCATTAACAGAACCACCAACAACCCAACCACCAACAACccaacaaccaaacaacccaACCAACAACAACCCAACAACCCAACAACCCAACCAACAACAACCCAACAACCCAACAACCCAACAGCCCACCCACCAACAACCCACCCACTATCAACCCAACCACCATCAACCCAACAACAACCCAACACCATCAACCCAACAGCCCACCCCCCACCAATCCCtcaccccccaacccccctcccccccctccctccctgacCCCCCGTCCGTGTCGCGGCGCAGGCAGACGGGGATGGGCCTGGGGGGCACCCTGGCCCGCGTGGGGGGGATGGTGGCCCCCCTGGTGCGCCTGGCGGGTGACGTGACCCCGGCCCTGCCCCTCGTCATCTACGGGGCCGCCCCCCTCGTGTCGGCCGTGGCCACCGCCCTCCTGCCCGAGACCCGCAACGTCCCCCTGCCCGAGACCGTCCGCGACGTCGAGAGGCGGTGAGGAACCCGGGGACAGCCGGGGACACCCCGGGGACACCTCAGGGATAtccagagacccccagggacaccccagggacacccagggatATCCAGAGACCCCCGGGGACACCCAGGGATAtccagagacccccagggacaccccggGACAtccagggacacccagggacaccccaaggGACACCCATGACaccagggacacccagggacacccagggacacccagggacatccagggacaccccagggacacctcagggacaccccagggacacccagggatACCCAGGGACctccagggacacccagggatatccagggacccccagggacaTCCAGGGACACCACAGGGATCCTCCAGGGACACCCAGGAACACCCGAGGGATACCCGAGGGACACCCAAGGACACTCCggggacaccccagggacacccagggacacccagggacacccaggAGGTTTTGGGGTTGGGAAGGTTGAAGGTTTTGGGATGAAGGTTTTGGGGGTTGGGGAGGGTTGAAGGTTTTGGGGACAAA
Coding sequences within:
- the LOC116781806 gene encoding solute carrier family 22 member 6-like; this translates as GLAMVGMSLNSTSLCMEWIPTEARAVVGTINGYSYTLGQFVLAGAAFALPRWRQLQLVVSLPFFLFFLYSWLFVESARWQVTSGRADLALRGLRKVARINGRKEEGDKLSEEALGALVLQERGRAGGAVAALVRTPGMRTVSCGVAFVWFSTSFAYYGLAMDLQGFGVDVYLSQLVFGAVDIPAKFLSVLAISGLGRRAAQGGALALAGLCILANIFVPSELPTLRMAFAVVGKGSLAASFNCAYIFTGELFPTIIRQTGMGLGGTLARVGGMVAPLVRLAGDVTPALPLVIYGAAPLVSAVATALLPETRNVPLPETVRDVERRAGHLRDEDVAVPLSSTKSKDGA